A genomic stretch from Shewanella woodyi ATCC 51908 includes:
- the yihA gene encoding ribosome biogenesis GTP-binding protein YihA/YsxC: protein MTESRMDFRKAKFLISAPDIAHLNQYLPGDAGVEIAFAGRSNAGKSSALNMLTDQKGLARTSKTPGRTQLINVFELDEHRRLVDLPGYGFAQVPLALKKKWQYALGEYLQERQCLTGVVVLMDIRHPLKDLDMQMIEWAVESEIPVLALLTKADKMKQSERMKMINEVRKHLGDYDDRVKVEAFSSLKGLGKPKVLSILNEWCHPEWLMEAIAEAEAADESEND, encoded by the coding sequence GTGACTGAATCTCGTATGGATTTTCGTAAAGCAAAGTTTTTAATCAGTGCTCCTGATATTGCGCATCTTAACCAGTATTTACCGGGAGATGCAGGGGTTGAGATCGCGTTTGCGGGTCGTTCAAATGCCGGTAAATCGAGTGCATTGAATATGCTAACCGACCAAAAAGGGTTAGCAAGAACCAGTAAAACCCCAGGAAGAACACAATTAATTAATGTGTTTGAGTTAGATGAACACCGCCGATTGGTGGATCTGCCTGGTTATGGTTTTGCTCAAGTTCCTTTGGCGCTGAAGAAAAAGTGGCAGTACGCCCTAGGTGAATACCTGCAAGAGCGCCAATGTTTAACTGGCGTTGTGGTTTTGATGGATATTAGACACCCTCTTAAAGATCTCGATATGCAGATGATTGAGTGGGCAGTTGAAAGCGAGATCCCTGTACTTGCTCTGTTAACCAAAGCGGACAAGATGAAGCAGAGTGAGCGGATGAAGATGATTAACGAGGTGAGAAAACACCTTGGTGATTATGATGACCGAGTCAAAGTTGAAGCATTTTCATCGCTAAAAGGCTTAGGTAAGCCTAAAGTGCTGAGTATTTTGAATGAGTGGTGTCATCCTGAATGGTTAATGGAAGCGATAGCCGAAGCTGAAGCCGCTGATGAGAGCGAAAATGATTAA
- a CDS encoding IS3-like element ISShwo1 family transposase (programmed frameshift), producing the protein MTTQIPTHVKRTQRDYSLGFKLQVVAAVEKGDMTYKQAQSIYGIQGRSTVLTWLRKHGKMDWTQPVRITMPKTTKAKETPAQKIKRLEKELEDEHLRNLLLNEAVDIIDAEYGAGLRKKLLSQGARSLQKQKVTSLNRACELLGITRQAIYQRETRELCRAIELAPVKAMVLDIRRFMPRVGGRKLYFLLKPKFIEKGIKLGRDNFFSYLKREGLLVKPKHNYTKTTHSKHWMKKHPNLLKEFTPLSPEEVFVSDITYVQSEQGVHYLSLVTDAFSRKIMGYELSDEMKATDVVKALKMTVNNRQYQGHAVHHSDRGLQYCSAVYQSALQKNGIRASMTDGYDCYQNALAERVNGILKQEFLLYPCSNLDELKRLVEESVFIYNEMRPHLSLGMRTPNQVHKKDQQQEQLV; encoded by the exons ATGACAACTCAAATCCCCACCCACGTTAAGCGAACACAACGAGATTATTCGTTAGGCTTTAAATTACAAGTTGTAGCAGCCGTTGAAAAAGGCGACATGACTTATAAGCAAGCTCAAAGCATTTATGGTATCCAAGGTCGTTCAACCGTACTTACTTGGCTCAGAAAGCACGGTAAGATGGATTGGACTCAACCAGTGAGAATAACCATGCCTAAGACCACCAAAGCTAAAGAAACGCCAGCTCAAAAAATAAAGCGCCTTGAAAAAGAGCTTGAGGATGAACATTTACGTAATCTATTACTCAATGAAGCCGTTGATATCATTGATGCTGAGTATGGCGCAGGCCTAAGAAAAAAGT TACTTAGCCAGGGAGCGAGAAGTCTTCAAAAACAGAAAGTAACAAGCTTAAATCGTGCTTGCGAGCTTCTTGGCATAACAAGACAAGCTATCTACCAAAGAGAAACGAGAGAACTCTGCCGAGCTATAGAACTGGCCCCAGTAAAAGCAATGGTGCTTGATATCCGTCGCTTTATGCCACGTGTGGGTGGCAGGAAACTCTACTTTTTACTGAAACCCAAGTTCATCGAGAAAGGAATTAAACTTGGGCGAGATAACTTCTTTAGTTACTTGAAACGTGAAGGGTTATTGGTAAAACCTAAGCATAACTATACCAAGACAACCCACAGTAAACACTGGATGAAGAAACACCCGAATTTACTCAAAGAGTTTACGCCTTTATCGCCTGAAGAGGTCTTTGTGAGTGACATAACTTATGTTCAATCAGAGCAAGGTGTTCACTACTTGTCACTGGTGACGGATGCGTTTAGTCGTAAGATTATGGGTTATGAACTTAGTGATGAGATGAAAGCAACTGATGTAGTTAAAGCCTTAAAAATGACAGTGAATAATCGCCAATATCAAGGCCATGCAGTTCATCATTCAGACAGAGGGTTACAGTATTGTTCAGCAGTCTATCAGTCAGCATTACAGAAAAATGGTATCCGAGCATCAATGACGGATGGGTATGATTGCTATCAAAACGCATTAGCGGAGCGAGTAAATGGTATTTTGAAGCAAGAGTTTTTGTTATATCCGTGCAGCAATCTTGATGAGTTAAAGCGACTCGTTGAAGAGTCAGTTTTTATATACAATGAAATGAGGCCGCACTTGAGTTTAGGTATGAGAACACCAAATCAAGTGCATAAAAAAGACCAGCAGCAAGAGCAACTGGTCTAA
- the polA gene encoding DNA polymerase I, with the protein MPKIAENPLVLVDGSSYLYRAYYAPPHLTNSKGEATGAVYGVINMLRSLLNQYKPSQMAVVFDAKGKTFRNDMYEEYKAQRPPMPDDLRTQIEPLHNIIRALGLPLVCIPGVEADDVIGTIATQASKEGRAVLISTGDKDMAQLVDDNVTLINTMTNTIMGPEEVTEKFGVGPELIIDLLALQGDKADNIPGLPGVGEKTAVAMLTGAGSVEQILAAPEKIPALGFRGSKTMPAKLAEHGEMLKLSYELATIKLDVEMEQDWKELVIAPANKDDLVKYYGEMEFKRWLAEVLDNKGSSAQSSDNSADEEEVVPQAIDAEYETILTHEALDKWIEQLTKADLIAIDTETTSLDYMTAKLVGISFAVEVGKAAYLPLAHDYLDAPEQLDFDEAIAKLKPLLEDPKLKKVGQNLKYDISIFANVGIKLQGVAFDTMLESYVFNSVASKHNMDDLALKYLGHKNISFEEIAGKGAKQLTFNQIDLETAAPYAAEDADITLRLHQHLWARLEKEPKLASVFTDIELPLVQVLSKIERQGVLIDSMMLGQQSQEIAISIDKLEQDAFEIAGETFNLSSPKQLQALFFEKLGYPVIKKTPKGAPSTAEEVLVELALDYPLPKIILQHRSLAKLKSTYTDKLPLMVNAQSGRVHTSYHQANAATGRLSSSEPNLQNIPIRTEEGRRIRHAFIAQEGKKVLAADYSQIELRIMAHLSQDKGLLTAFAEGKDIHKATAAEVFGVDFSEVTTEQRRRAKAVNFGLIYGMSAFGLARQLDIPRGEAQKYIDTYFDRYPGVLKYMEDTRAEAADLGYVSTLYGRRLYLPAIKDRNAMRRQAAERAAINAPMQGTAADIIKKAMINIASWIESETHGEITMIMQVHDELVFEVDSDKAEALKEQICKMMADAVSLDVELLAEGGIGDNWEQAH; encoded by the coding sequence ATGCCTAAAATTGCTGAAAACCCTTTAGTTCTTGTGGATGGTTCTTCATACCTCTACCGAGCCTATTACGCACCACCACATCTAACAAATTCAAAAGGGGAAGCGACTGGAGCAGTCTATGGCGTGATCAACATGCTACGCAGCTTACTTAATCAATATAAACCAAGTCAGATGGCTGTGGTATTCGATGCAAAAGGTAAAACTTTCCGTAATGATATGTACGAAGAGTACAAGGCACAGCGTCCACCTATGCCAGATGATCTTCGCACCCAAATAGAGCCACTGCATAATATTATTCGCGCATTAGGTTTACCTCTTGTCTGTATTCCCGGCGTCGAAGCCGACGATGTGATAGGCACGATTGCGACACAAGCCAGCAAAGAGGGACGCGCCGTCCTAATCAGCACTGGTGATAAGGATATGGCTCAGCTGGTCGATGATAATGTCACACTTATCAACACCATGACCAATACCATTATGGGACCGGAAGAGGTGACTGAAAAGTTTGGTGTAGGGCCTGAGTTGATTATTGATCTGCTAGCACTGCAGGGCGATAAGGCAGATAACATTCCAGGTCTTCCAGGTGTTGGTGAGAAAACAGCAGTGGCTATGCTAACAGGGGCGGGTAGCGTCGAGCAGATCTTAGCGGCTCCAGAAAAGATACCGGCTTTAGGCTTTAGAGGTTCTAAAACCATGCCTGCCAAACTCGCCGAACATGGTGAGATGCTTAAGTTATCCTACGAGTTAGCGACCATTAAACTCGATGTAGAGATGGAGCAAGACTGGAAAGAGTTAGTCATTGCACCAGCGAATAAAGATGATCTGGTGAAATACTATGGCGAGATGGAATTTAAGCGCTGGTTAGCCGAAGTCTTAGACAATAAAGGCAGCTCAGCTCAAAGCTCAGATAACAGTGCAGATGAAGAGGAGGTTGTTCCACAGGCTATCGACGCCGAATATGAGACAATTCTGACTCATGAAGCTTTGGACAAATGGATCGAACAACTCACCAAAGCAGATCTCATTGCTATCGACACTGAGACCACCAGCCTAGATTACATGACAGCTAAGCTTGTGGGGATCTCGTTTGCTGTAGAGGTTGGCAAAGCCGCTTATCTCCCATTAGCACACGATTACCTCGATGCTCCTGAGCAACTGGATTTCGATGAGGCTATCGCCAAGCTTAAGCCTCTACTTGAAGATCCCAAGCTTAAAAAAGTGGGACAAAACCTTAAATATGACATCAGCATCTTTGCCAATGTCGGCATCAAGCTACAAGGTGTTGCCTTCGATACCATGCTCGAGTCCTACGTATTTAACTCGGTAGCTTCAAAGCACAATATGGATGATCTGGCACTTAAATACCTAGGTCATAAAAATATTAGTTTCGAAGAGATCGCCGGGAAAGGCGCTAAGCAGCTCACCTTTAATCAGATCGATCTCGAAACAGCTGCCCCTTATGCCGCAGAAGATGCCGACATCACCCTTAGATTACATCAACATCTATGGGCAAGATTAGAGAAAGAACCAAAGCTTGCTTCAGTATTTACTGATATCGAACTGCCACTGGTTCAAGTACTCTCAAAGATCGAACGCCAAGGCGTACTTATCGACAGCATGATGCTAGGTCAGCAAAGCCAAGAGATCGCTATCTCTATCGATAAGCTAGAGCAAGATGCTTTCGAAATAGCTGGAGAAACCTTCAATCTAAGTTCACCTAAGCAGTTACAAGCACTCTTTTTCGAGAAGCTTGGCTACCCAGTGATTAAGAAGACCCCCAAGGGAGCCCCTTCAACCGCCGAAGAGGTGTTGGTCGAGCTTGCTCTAGATTACCCATTGCCTAAGATAATCTTGCAACACAGAAGCTTAGCGAAGCTTAAAAGCACTTACACTGACAAGCTTCCCCTAATGGTTAATGCTCAATCTGGCCGAGTACACACCAGTTATCACCAAGCTAATGCCGCAACGGGTCGTTTATCTTCCAGCGAACCTAATCTGCAAAATATCCCGATCCGAACCGAAGAGGGACGCCGCATACGCCATGCCTTTATTGCTCAAGAGGGTAAAAAAGTGCTGGCAGCCGATTACTCTCAAATCGAGCTACGGATCATGGCTCATCTGTCACAAGACAAGGGCTTACTCACCGCTTTTGCTGAAGGTAAAGATATTCATAAAGCCACGGCAGCAGAGGTATTTGGTGTTGATTTCAGTGAGGTCACCACAGAGCAGCGCCGCCGTGCTAAGGCCGTTAACTTCGGCTTAATCTACGGCATGTCTGCATTTGGTCTTGCTAGGCAGCTTGATATTCCTCGCGGTGAAGCGCAAAAGTATATCGACACTTACTTCGATCGCTACCCAGGTGTGCTCAAGTATATGGAAGACACCAGAGCAGAAGCCGCTGATCTTGGTTACGTCTCGACTCTTTATGGCCGCAGACTCTATCTACCTGCGATTAAAGACAGAAACGCCATGCGCAGACAAGCCGCCGAGCGCGCCGCAATTAACGCGCCTATGCAAGGAACAGCCGCTGATATTATTAAGAAGGCAATGATCAATATTGCTAGCTGGATCGAATCTGAGACCCATGGTGAGATCACTATGATCATGCAGGTACACGATGAATTGGTATTTGAGGTCGATAGTGATAAAGCTGAAGCATTAAAAGAGCAGATATGTAAGATGATGGCCGATGCAGTTAGCTTAGATGTCGAACTACTCGCCGAAGGCGGAATAGGCGACAACTGGGAGCAAGCTCACTAA
- the elbB gene encoding isoprenoid biosynthesis glyoxalase ElbB yields the protein MKKIAVLLSGAGVFDGSEIHESVLAMLALDKLGAEYQCFAPNINQMHVVNHLTGEVEAGEQRNVLIESARIARGEVKATDELDIAIFDGLIIPGGFGAAKNLCNFATNGSDCEVSPEVSVFIREFVEASKPVGFICIAPIMIPRLYGEGVNGTIGSDLETAQAFNLMGGIHQAAEVQEIIVDEERKVVSTPAYMLAGSISEANIGIEKLVKKVLELV from the coding sequence ATGAAAAAAATAGCAGTGCTTCTGAGTGGGGCTGGTGTTTTCGATGGTAGCGAGATCCATGAGTCTGTTTTAGCTATGTTAGCGCTGGATAAGTTAGGTGCAGAGTATCAATGTTTTGCTCCTAATATTAATCAGATGCATGTGGTTAATCATTTAACTGGTGAGGTTGAAGCTGGCGAGCAGCGTAATGTATTGATTGAGTCAGCGCGCATCGCTCGTGGAGAGGTAAAGGCCACCGATGAGTTGGATATCGCTATTTTTGATGGGTTGATCATCCCAGGTGGGTTTGGTGCGGCAAAAAATCTGTGTAACTTTGCAACCAATGGCAGTGACTGTGAAGTTTCGCCAGAAGTAAGTGTATTTATTCGTGAGTTTGTTGAGGCTAGTAAACCAGTTGGATTTATCTGTATCGCACCGATTATGATCCCAAGGCTGTATGGTGAAGGTGTTAACGGCACCATAGGCTCAGATCTCGAGACGGCACAAGCGTTTAATTTAATGGGTGGCATACATCAGGCAGCAGAGGTTCAAGAGATTATTGTCGACGAAGAGAGAAAAGTGGTGAGTACGCCAGCTTATATGTTGGCTGGCAGCATCTCGGAGGCGAATATCGGCATTGAGAAGCTAGTTAAAAAGGTGCTAGAACTGGTTTAA
- the glpG gene encoding rhomboid family intramembrane serine protease GlpG, whose amino-acid sequence MIEIGRLPNERAAQALVDYLKGENVDCKVIPSEQGVIIAVVHDHDSLKATMEFQQFVLNPHDDKYLQASWDNGDTRLKMDYGAPSLQLLTQFISGAGPLTLAVFFICILVFAGFNLGFANPIYEYLSFFGAAPGPDLSQFWRIFTPILLHFSALHIIFNLLWWWYLGGKIENKLGVAPLFILLLVAGTVPNLVQYYVSGPNFGGLSGVVYAVVGYTWIMGVKRPELGIGLPPAYIGFMLLWLVFGFTDLFGLSIANCANVGGLVVGLLQGFIDSKRRV is encoded by the coding sequence ATGATAGAGATAGGCAGGTTACCTAATGAAAGAGCAGCTCAAGCTCTGGTCGATTATCTCAAAGGTGAGAACGTCGACTGCAAAGTCATCCCCTCTGAACAAGGTGTCATTATAGCCGTAGTTCATGATCACGATAGTCTGAAAGCCACCATGGAGTTTCAGCAATTCGTGCTAAACCCCCACGACGATAAATATCTACAAGCCTCATGGGATAACGGTGATACACGCTTAAAAATGGATTATGGCGCGCCATCTCTGCAGTTGTTAACTCAGTTTATCTCAGGCGCTGGTCCTCTTACGCTGGCAGTCTTCTTTATCTGCATCTTAGTGTTTGCAGGCTTCAACTTAGGTTTTGCCAACCCTATTTACGAATACCTCTCCTTCTTCGGTGCGGCTCCCGGCCCAGATCTCAGTCAATTTTGGCGGATTTTCACGCCGATCTTGCTTCACTTCTCCGCCCTGCACATCATCTTTAATCTACTCTGGTGGTGGTATCTAGGAGGAAAAATTGAGAACAAACTTGGGGTTGCTCCGCTGTTTATCTTACTGCTAGTGGCTGGAACCGTACCTAACCTCGTCCAGTACTACGTTAGCGGCCCTAACTTTGGTGGATTATCTGGCGTGGTGTATGCCGTGGTCGGTTATACCTGGATCATGGGAGTAAAACGCCCAGAACTTGGTATAGGCCTGCCTCCAGCCTATATTGGCTTTATGCTGTTATGGCTCGTTTTTGGCTTTACCGATCTATTCGGCCTCTCGATCGCTAATTGTGCAAATGTAGGCGGGCTTGTAGTTGGTCTACTGCAAGGATTTATCGACAGTAAAAGACGAGTTTAA
- the glpE gene encoding thiosulfate sulfurtransferase GlpE → MSTFQHLSVSQLIQLSETNPETQIVDIRDAASFESAHIKDSINLNNDNLANYIAEADMDQPLIVVCYHGISSQGAAQYMVEQGFDEVYSLDGGYQAWRESED, encoded by the coding sequence ATGTCTACCTTCCAACACCTTAGCGTGAGCCAGTTGATTCAACTGTCAGAAACCAACCCAGAGACTCAAATTGTCGATATCCGTGATGCAGCAAGCTTTGAATCTGCACATATCAAAGACTCAATAAACCTTAATAACGATAATCTTGCCAACTACATCGCTGAAGCGGATATGGATCAGCCCTTGATTGTGGTGTGTTACCATGGGATCAGTAGCCAAGGTGCAGCGCAGTATATGGTTGAACAGGGATTCGATGAGGTATATAGCTTAGATGGTGGCTATCAAGCGTGGCGAGAGTCTGAGGATTAA
- the tdh gene encoding L-threonine 3-dehydrogenase, whose amino-acid sequence MKALSKLKPEEGIWMVDAPKPEMGHNDLLIKIRKTAICGTDVHIYNWDEWSQNTIPVPMVVGHEYVGEVVDIGQEVRGFSIGDRVSGEGHITCGHCRNCRAGRTHLCRNTSGVGVNRDGAFAEYLVIPAFNAFKIPDDISDDLASIFDPFGNAVHTALSFDLVGEDVLITGAGPIGIMAAAVCRHVGARHVVITDVNEYRLELAQKMGATRAVNVAKEDLKDVMSELGMTEGFDVGLEMSGVPSAFHSMLDTMNHGGKVAMLGIPGGDMAIDWSKVIFKGLIIKGIYGREMFETWYKMASLIQSGLDISPIITHHYKVDEFQQGFDAMRSGQSGKVILNWD is encoded by the coding sequence ATGAAAGCACTAAGCAAGCTTAAACCAGAAGAGGGGATCTGGATGGTCGATGCTCCGAAACCGGAGATGGGCCATAATGATCTACTGATTAAGATTAGAAAAACCGCTATTTGCGGCACTGATGTCCATATCTACAACTGGGATGAGTGGTCACAGAACACGATTCCAGTGCCTATGGTCGTCGGTCATGAATATGTCGGTGAAGTTGTCGATATCGGCCAAGAGGTCCGTGGGTTCTCTATTGGCGATCGCGTTTCTGGCGAAGGGCACATCACCTGTGGTCACTGCCGTAACTGTCGTGCAGGCCGTACTCACCTATGTCGTAACACGTCAGGCGTGGGCGTTAATCGTGATGGTGCCTTTGCCGAATACTTAGTGATCCCGGCATTTAACGCCTTTAAGATCCCCGATGATATCTCTGACGATCTGGCCTCTATCTTTGACCCATTTGGCAATGCGGTTCACACTGCGCTCTCTTTCGATCTTGTGGGTGAAGATGTATTGATCACAGGTGCAGGTCCTATCGGCATTATGGCCGCAGCTGTCTGTCGTCATGTTGGTGCACGACATGTGGTCATCACCGACGTTAACGAGTATCGTCTTGAGTTAGCCCAAAAGATGGGAGCAACACGCGCCGTCAATGTGGCTAAAGAGGATCTTAAAGATGTCATGAGCGAACTTGGCATGACTGAGGGCTTCGATGTCGGTCTTGAGATGTCTGGTGTGCCTTCTGCTTTCCACTCAATGCTTGATACCATGAACCATGGCGGTAAAGTTGCCATGTTAGGTATTCCTGGTGGCGATATGGCTATCGATTGGAGTAAAGTTATCTTCAAAGGGCTCATCATCAAAGGGATCTACGGTCGTGAGATGTTTGAAACCTGGTACAAGATGGCGAGCTTAATCCAGTCAGGGCTAGATATCTCACCTATTATTACCCACCATTACAAGGTTGATGAGTTCCAACAGGGCTTCGATGCCATGCGTTCGGGTCAATCGGGTAAGGTTATCCTAAACTGGGATTAA
- a CDS encoding glycine C-acetyltransferase, which produces MAKTSFYDQINQQLTQVKAEGLYKSERIIVSPQQTEIQVNGAEVMNFCANNYLGLANHPELVKAAQGGLNDHGFGMASVRFICGTQDIHKQLEASLSEFLGMENTILYSSCFDANAGLFETLLGPEDAIISDALNHASIIDGVRLCKAKRFRYANNDMAELEAQLKAAKEAGARNIMIATDGVFSMDGVIANLNGVCDLADQYGALVMVDDSHAVGFVGQNGRGTHEHCQVMDRVDIITGTLGKALGGASGGFTSAKKEVVDWLRQRSRPYLFSNSLAPSIVTASIHVLEMLKSGQALREAVWENSRYFREKMTEAGFTLGGADHAIIPVMIGDAKLAGDFASRLLEENIYVIGFSFPVVPKGQARIRTQMSAAHTKAQLDKAIEAFTRIAKEMGII; this is translated from the coding sequence GTGGCAAAGACCTCATTCTACGATCAAATTAATCAACAACTTACCCAAGTAAAAGCGGAAGGCTTATACAAGAGTGAGCGTATTATCGTCTCTCCTCAGCAGACTGAAATTCAGGTAAATGGTGCTGAAGTGATGAACTTCTGTGCCAATAACTACCTTGGCTTAGCTAACCATCCTGAGTTAGTTAAAGCAGCACAAGGTGGCTTAAACGATCATGGTTTCGGTATGGCTTCAGTACGTTTTATCTGTGGTACTCAAGATATTCATAAGCAGCTTGAAGCAAGTCTTAGCGAATTTTTAGGCATGGAAAACACCATTCTCTACTCTTCATGCTTCGATGCTAATGCTGGTCTGTTCGAAACCTTATTAGGCCCAGAAGATGCCATCATCTCAGATGCGTTAAACCACGCGTCGATTATCGATGGCGTACGTTTATGTAAAGCTAAGCGTTTCCGTTACGCCAACAATGATATGGCTGAGCTTGAAGCCCAGCTAAAAGCGGCGAAAGAAGCTGGCGCACGCAACATAATGATCGCTACCGATGGCGTATTCTCTATGGATGGCGTTATCGCTAACCTCAATGGTGTATGCGATCTTGCTGATCAGTATGGCGCACTTGTGATGGTCGATGACTCTCACGCCGTCGGTTTCGTTGGCCAAAATGGCCGCGGTACCCACGAACATTGCCAAGTGATGGACCGCGTTGACATTATTACTGGAACACTGGGTAAAGCACTCGGCGGTGCCTCAGGTGGATTCACTTCGGCTAAAAAAGAGGTTGTCGACTGGTTACGTCAACGCTCACGCCCTTACCTATTCTCCAACTCATTAGCACCTTCGATCGTCACCGCATCTATCCATGTACTTGAGATGCTAAAGTCGGGTCAGGCTCTGCGTGAAGCTGTATGGGAAAACAGCCGCTACTTCCGTGAAAAGATGACAGAAGCAGGCTTTACTTTAGGTGGTGCAGACCATGCGATTATTCCGGTAATGATCGGTGATGCAAAACTTGCCGGTGATTTTGCCAGCAGATTACTTGAAGAGAATATCTATGTTATCGGTTTCTCGTTCCCAGTAGTACCTAAAGGTCAGGCACGTATTCGCACTCAGATGTCAGCGGCGCACACTAAAGCGCAGCTAGATAAAGCTATCGAGGCATTTACTCGTATCGCCAAAGAGATGGGCATCATATAG
- a CDS encoding TetR/AcrR family transcriptional regulator, with protein sequence MKTRDKIIYASLELFNEKGERNITTNHIAAHLGISPGNLYYHFRNKEDIIRSIFSLYQAHLETSFQPYEGEPATIDLLIGYFDAMFYAMWEFRFMYANLTDILNRDEELKSLYLVTQQQVLTRCSHVLSKLNQDGVIAIDEEEIPHLAETIRMIVCFWIGYKQTHSSQMEITKSSLYEGLLRILMISKAYSTSESRTTFVRLEQHYRELAAAPIE encoded by the coding sequence ATGAAAACCCGCGATAAAATAATCTACGCCAGCCTAGAGCTATTTAATGAGAAAGGTGAACGCAATATCACCACTAACCATATCGCCGCCCACTTAGGAATAAGCCCTGGTAACCTCTATTATCACTTCCGTAATAAAGAGGACATCATTCGCTCCATCTTTAGCCTGTATCAAGCACATCTAGAGACAAGCTTTCAGCCTTACGAAGGTGAGCCCGCCACCATAGATCTACTTATCGGTTACTTCGATGCCATGTTCTATGCCATGTGGGAGTTCCGTTTTATGTATGCCAATTTGACGGATATCTTAAATCGTGATGAGGAACTTAAGTCTCTCTATCTCGTCACTCAACAGCAAGTGCTTACTCGCTGCAGCCATGTGTTAAGCAAGCTCAATCAAGATGGCGTTATCGCTATCGATGAGGAGGAGATCCCACACCTTGCCGAAACCATACGTATGATAGTGTGTTTTTGGATTGGCTATAAACAGACTCACTCGAGCCAGATGGAGATCACTAAGTCATCTCTCTATGAAGGCTTGCTCAGAATACTGATGATATCGAAAGCTTACTCAACTTCAGAATCTCGCACGACATTTGTCAGACTGGAGCAGCACTACCGAGAGTTAGCAGCAGCCCCCATCGAATAG
- the waaA gene encoding lipid IV(A) 3-deoxy-D-manno-octulosonic acid transferase, producing MNRFLYSVLLYLLLPLLVLYLAFRAIKSPDYRGRWGERFGLSKLKQSDLLIHSVSMGETLAAIPLIKAVQQQYPQMSITVTTTSPTGSAEVIKALGSSVQHCYLPFDISVCVKRFLNQVSPKQIIIMETELWPNLVHQASKLGVKIMLANARLSQKSADQYQKRITLSLPMLQSLDMIAAQSQQAAERFVALGVSPDKVKVCGSLKFDLTIPAEKLVQARALRELWRDNNAPIWVAGSVHPGEFDAMLKAHKRLLLENPDALLIMVPRHPEQFNTAAEQITASGLSLARRSQQDEVSATTQVLLGDTMGELLTFYGAADQAFVGGTLIDNGGHNPLEPAALGLPVYVGPNHWDFAEIAGLLNDAGALKVIASGEELATELLAKFHDKPTYQAASEAGLRVVDANKGALKQQFELACTLIDA from the coding sequence ATGAACCGTTTTTTATATTCAGTACTGCTTTATCTTCTACTACCTCTGCTTGTCCTCTATCTGGCGTTTAGAGCCATAAAAAGCCCAGATTATCGAGGCCGTTGGGGAGAGAGGTTTGGGCTGAGCAAATTGAAACAGAGCGATCTCTTGATCCACTCCGTTTCTATGGGGGAAACATTAGCGGCTATCCCTTTGATAAAAGCGGTTCAACAGCAGTACCCACAGATGTCCATCACAGTGACCACAACCAGCCCGACCGGTTCGGCTGAAGTGATAAAAGCCTTAGGCTCAAGTGTGCAACATTGTTATCTTCCCTTTGATATCTCTGTGTGTGTGAAACGTTTTCTCAATCAAGTATCGCCTAAGCAGATCATCATTATGGAGACTGAGCTTTGGCCAAACTTGGTCCATCAGGCCTCAAAGCTTGGGGTGAAAATCATGTTAGCCAATGCCAGGTTGTCACAAAAGTCGGCAGATCAATATCAAAAGCGGATCACCTTGAGTCTACCTATGCTACAGAGCTTAGATATGATTGCGGCGCAATCTCAGCAAGCTGCCGAGCGATTTGTTGCTCTAGGTGTTAGTCCTGATAAAGTTAAGGTCTGTGGCAGCTTAAAGTTTGATCTCACCATTCCTGCAGAGAAGCTTGTGCAAGCTAGAGCACTGCGTGAGCTGTGGCGTGATAATAATGCCCCTATTTGGGTTGCTGGCAGTGTTCACCCCGGCGAGTTTGATGCTATGTTAAAGGCTCATAAGCGTTTACTGCTAGAAAACCCCGACGCCTTACTTATCATGGTTCCCCGTCACCCTGAGCAGTTTAATACTGCAGCTGAGCAGATCACTGCATCGGGTCTTAGCTTGGCTCGCCGAAGTCAGCAAGATGAGGTGAGCGCGACTACCCAAGTACTGCTAGGTGACACCATGGGTGAACTTCTCACCTTTTATGGTGCTGCGGATCAAGCTTTTGTGGGGGGAACCTTAATCGATAATGGTGGCCACAACCCACTGGAACCTGCTGCATTGGGATTACCTGTCTATGTGGGGCCAAACCATTGGGACTTTGCCGAGATCGCCGGCTTGCTTAATGATGCCGGAGCATTAAAGGTGATCGCCAGTGGCGAGGAGTTAGCGACTGAGCTGCTGGCTAAGTTTCATGATAAGCCAACTTACCAAGCCGCCAGTGAAGCTGGTTTACGGGTTGTGGATGCTAATAAAGGTGCCCTGAAACAGCAGTTTGAACTTGCCTGCACCTTGATTGATGCTTAA